In one Streptomyces venezuelae genomic region, the following are encoded:
- a CDS encoding Ig-like domain-containing protein has protein sequence MTTGMTTRRATRAWGAAVLCSLALAGCSAQGGADEGRASDPKPAPTSADRAAARQEPTKRPAPDPAALKNVRVNVADGQTVGVGMPISLTFDRPVPEAERAAVERRLKVTTDPGVTGSWSWVKDRNLHDGQRVDYRPREPWKPGTKVTVRAGSRTTRTFDVGRSLVATVDVRTHTMKVVKDGRTREVKVTAGAPGMDTWNGTMVVLDKQSRVLMDSRTVGYGKAYKDYYNYAVHLTTSGTYLHENPNANATAGESNVTHGCIGLATDGTARRFYAEVIPGDIVRVVGSKETVAPGNGYGGWNVDWERWRAGSALS, from the coding sequence ATGACCACAGGAATGACGACGAGGCGCGCCACGCGCGCGTGGGGGGCCGCGGTGCTCTGTTCGCTCGCGCTCGCGGGCTGCTCCGCGCAGGGCGGGGCGGACGAGGGCCGGGCGTCGGACCCGAAGCCCGCGCCGACCTCGGCGGACCGCGCGGCCGCCCGGCAGGAGCCCACGAAGAGGCCCGCGCCGGATCCCGCCGCGCTCAAGAACGTGCGGGTCAACGTCGCGGACGGGCAGACCGTCGGCGTAGGCATGCCGATATCGCTCACCTTCGACCGTCCGGTGCCGGAGGCGGAACGGGCCGCGGTCGAGCGGCGCCTGAAGGTGACGACGGACCCCGGCGTGACGGGGTCGTGGAGCTGGGTGAAGGACCGGAACCTGCACGACGGCCAGCGCGTCGACTACCGGCCGCGCGAGCCGTGGAAGCCCGGCACGAAGGTCACCGTCCGTGCGGGCTCGCGGACCACCCGGACGTTCGACGTGGGCCGTTCGCTCGTCGCCACGGTGGACGTCCGGACGCACACCATGAAGGTGGTGAAGGACGGCAGGACGCGCGAGGTGAAGGTGACCGCGGGCGCCCCGGGCATGGACACCTGGAACGGCACGATGGTCGTCCTCGACAAGCAGTCCCGGGTCCTCATGGACTCACGGACCGTGGGCTACGGAAAGGCCTACAAGGACTACTACAACTACGCGGTGCACCTGACGACTTCGGGCACGTACCTGCACGAGAACCCGAACGCGAACGCCACCGCCGGGGAAAGCAACGTCACGCACGGCTGCATAGGCCTGGCCACCGACGGGACCGCGCGGCGCTTCTACGCAGAGGTGATCCCCGGCGACATCGTCCGGGTCGTCGGCTCCAAGGAGACCGTGGCGCCGGGCAACGGGTACGGGGGCTGGAACGTGGACTGGGAGCGGTGGCGGGCGGGCAGCGCACTGAGCTGA
- a CDS encoding SigE family RNA polymerase sigma factor, with product MTEDEFDAFYAAAFPRLVGQLYALTGDHGEAQDVVQEAFVRAWDRRRSFLADEAPEAWIRTVAMRLAVSRWRRARRWVDLVRRNPPADRVPGPGPEHTALVQALRTLPEAQRTAVVLHHLCDLSVEQVASETGSPVGTVKARLSRGRAALAAQLSWSDAEPAGRDATGARDDGDGRSAKESGRAR from the coding sequence ATGACGGAGGACGAGTTCGACGCGTTCTACGCCGCTGCCTTCCCGCGTCTGGTCGGCCAGTTGTACGCGCTGACCGGTGACCACGGCGAGGCGCAGGACGTCGTCCAGGAGGCGTTCGTACGGGCCTGGGACCGCCGCCGGAGCTTCCTCGCCGACGAGGCCCCCGAGGCCTGGATCCGCACGGTCGCCATGCGCCTGGCCGTGAGCCGCTGGCGCCGGGCCAGGCGCTGGGTCGACCTGGTGCGCAGGAACCCGCCCGCCGATCGCGTCCCCGGTCCAGGACCCGAACACACGGCCCTCGTGCAGGCGCTGCGCACCCTCCCCGAGGCGCAGCGCACCGCGGTCGTCCTGCACCATCTGTGCGACCTGAGCGTCGAGCAGGTAGCCTCCGAGACCGGCTCGCCCGTCGGGACGGTCAAGGCCCGCCTCTCGCGCGGCCGGGCGGCGCTCGCCGCGCAGTTGTCCTGGTCGGACGCCGAGCCGGCGGGACGGGACGCGACCGGTGCCCGCGACGACGGCGACGGGCGGAGCGCGAAGGAGAGTGGCCGTGCCCGATGA
- a CDS encoding L,D-transpeptidase, with protein MPDDLTSALHDLAADRATPPPVSGAEIRRRAVLRGRRRRAAAAGATLATAAVAVTVVAGLLTGPDDGPRPHRKPAPVATDSARAPAATVDLSRHRMTLEGRELPVSAGTSAHPTPTGRMTVVATYPKKRMTGENVSLDDYDLTLPWVVELRTPDGGTNYVVALTYNEKAPGHMDVTKGWIGLREDDARTFHESVEPGDVITVRTGRPAR; from the coding sequence GTGCCCGATGACCTGACCTCGGCGCTCCACGACCTGGCGGCCGACCGCGCGACGCCGCCGCCCGTGTCCGGCGCCGAGATCCGCCGCCGCGCCGTGCTGCGCGGACGCCGCCGCCGAGCCGCGGCCGCGGGAGCGACCCTCGCCACGGCGGCCGTGGCCGTGACCGTCGTCGCCGGACTCCTGACCGGCCCCGACGACGGCCCCCGGCCGCACAGGAAACCGGCCCCCGTCGCCACGGACAGCGCCCGCGCGCCCGCCGCCACCGTCGACCTGTCCCGGCACCGCATGACCCTCGAAGGACGGGAGCTGCCGGTCTCCGCGGGCACCTCCGCGCACCCGACCCCCACCGGCCGGATGACGGTCGTCGCCACGTACCCCAAGAAGCGCATGACAGGGGAGAACGTGAGCCTCGACGACTACGACCTGACGCTGCCCTGGGTCGTCGAACTGCGCACCCCCGACGGAGGCACCAACTACGTCGTCGCGCTGACCTACAACGAGAAGGCCCCGGGCCACATGGACGTCACCAAGGGCTGGATCGGCCTGCGCGAGGACGACGCCCGCACGTTCCACGAGAGCGTCGAACCCGGCGACGTGATCACCGTCCGCACCGGCCGTCCCGCTCGCTGA
- the uvrC gene encoding excinuclease ABC subunit UvrC: protein MADPSSYRPKPGQIPDAPGVYKFRDEHRRVIYVGKAKSLRQRLANYFQDLAGLHPRTRSMVTTAASVEWTVVTNEVEALQLEYTWIKEFDPRFNVKYRDDKSYPYLAVTMNEQFPRVQVMRGAKKKGVRYFGPYGHAWAIRDTVDLLLRAFPVRTCSAGVFKNATRTGRPCLLGYIGKCSAPCVERVTPEEHRELAEDFCDFMGGRTNTYIRRLERQMTEAAEEMEYERAGRLRDDIEALKKAMEKSAVVLADATDADLIALAEDELEAAVQIFHVRGGRVRGQRGWVTDKVEAVTSGDLVEHALQQLYGEERGDAVPKEVLVPALPDPIEPVQEWLTERRGAGVSLRIPQRGDKKALMETVARNAQQSLVLHKTKRASDLTTRSRALEEIAAALELDSVPLRVECYDISHLQGDDVVASMVVFEDGLARKSEYRRFQIKGFEGQDDVRSMHEVITRRFKRYLAEKERSGEWVDEETGEVTDLGPTEEDGRPKRFAYPPQLVVVDGGQPQVAAAKRALDELGIDDIAVCGLAKRLEEVWVPDEDDPVILPRTSEGLYLLQRVRDEAHRFAITYQRTKRAKRFKAGPLDEVRGLGDARKRTVIKHFGSVKRLRAATIDQICEVPGVGRKTAEAIAVALARTAPAAPAVNMTTGEILDDDDPIDAVEQEPTADEPIPDEPLAVAEEDRVPPAGAAPGENGSGEPVTAGTPEERRGQET, encoded by the coding sequence ATGGCCGACCCTTCCAGCTACCGCCCCAAGCCGGGACAGATCCCCGACGCCCCGGGGGTCTACAAATTCCGCGACGAGCACCGCCGGGTGATCTACGTCGGGAAGGCCAAGAGCCTGCGCCAGCGCCTGGCCAACTACTTCCAGGACCTGGCGGGCCTCCACCCGCGGACCCGCTCCATGGTGACGACGGCCGCCTCCGTCGAGTGGACGGTCGTCACCAACGAGGTCGAGGCGCTCCAGCTGGAGTACACCTGGATCAAGGAGTTCGACCCCCGGTTCAACGTCAAGTACCGCGACGACAAGAGCTATCCGTACCTCGCGGTGACGATGAACGAGCAGTTCCCGCGCGTGCAGGTGATGCGCGGCGCCAAGAAGAAAGGCGTGCGCTACTTCGGGCCCTACGGCCACGCGTGGGCGATCCGCGACACCGTCGACCTGCTCCTGCGCGCCTTCCCGGTCCGCACGTGCTCCGCGGGCGTGTTCAAGAACGCCACCCGCACCGGCCGCCCCTGCCTGCTCGGCTACATCGGCAAGTGCTCGGCGCCCTGCGTGGAGCGCGTCACGCCCGAGGAACACCGCGAACTCGCCGAGGACTTCTGCGACTTCATGGGCGGCCGCACGAACACGTACATCCGCCGTCTGGAGCGGCAGATGACGGAGGCGGCCGAGGAGATGGAGTACGAGCGGGCGGGACGCCTGCGCGACGACATCGAGGCCCTCAAGAAGGCCATGGAGAAGAGCGCCGTCGTCCTCGCCGACGCCACCGACGCCGACCTCATCGCCCTCGCCGAGGACGAGCTGGAGGCCGCCGTGCAGATCTTCCACGTCCGCGGCGGACGCGTGCGCGGCCAGCGCGGCTGGGTCACGGACAAGGTCGAGGCGGTCACCAGCGGCGACCTCGTCGAGCACGCCCTCCAGCAGCTGTACGGGGAGGAGCGCGGCGACGCCGTGCCCAAGGAGGTGCTCGTCCCCGCGCTGCCCGACCCCATAGAGCCCGTCCAGGAGTGGCTGACCGAGCGCCGCGGCGCCGGCGTCTCGCTGCGCATCCCGCAGCGCGGCGACAAGAAGGCCCTCATGGAGACCGTCGCGCGCAACGCGCAGCAGTCCCTCGTCCTGCACAAGACCAAGCGCGCCTCCGACCTCACCACGCGCTCGCGCGCGCTGGAGGAGATCGCCGCCGCCCTGGAGCTGGACAGTGTCCCGCTGCGCGTCGAGTGCTACGACATCTCGCACCTCCAGGGCGACGACGTCGTGGCGTCGATGGTCGTCTTCGAGGACGGCCTCGCCAGGAAGAGCGAGTACCGCCGCTTCCAGATAAAGGGCTTCGAGGGCCAGGACGACGTCCGCTCCATGCACGAGGTGATCACGCGCCGCTTCAAGCGCTACCTCGCCGAGAAGGAGCGGAGCGGGGAGTGGGTGGACGAGGAGACCGGTGAGGTCACCGACCTCGGACCCACCGAGGAGGACGGCCGCCCCAAGCGGTTCGCGTATCCGCCGCAGCTCGTCGTGGTCGACGGCGGGCAGCCGCAGGTCGCCGCCGCCAAGCGGGCCCTGGACGAGCTCGGCATCGACGACATCGCGGTGTGCGGCCTCGCCAAGCGCCTGGAGGAGGTCTGGGTCCCCGACGAGGACGACCCGGTCATCCTGCCGCGCACGAGCGAGGGCTTGTATCTGCTCCAGCGGGTACGTGACGAGGCGCACCGCTTCGCCATCACCTATCAGCGCACCAAGCGGGCCAAGCGCTTCAAGGCCGGACCGCTCGACGAGGTGCGCGGCCTCGGCGACGCCAGGAAACGGACGGTGATCAAGCACTTCGGTTCGGTGAAGCGGCTGCGGGCCGCGACGATCGACCAGATCTGCGAGGTGCCGGGAGTGGGCCGCAAGACGGCCGAGGCCATCGCGGTGGCACTCGCCCGGACGGCACCCGCCGCGCCCGCGGTCAACATGACCACCGGAGAGATCCTGGACGACGACGATCCGATCGACGCGGTCGAACAGGAACCGACCGCCGACGAGCCGATCCCCGACGAGCCGCTCGCCGTGGCCGAAGAGGACCGGGTGCCGCCCGCCGGGGCCGCGCCCGGGGAGAATGGGAGCGGGGAGCCCGTGACCGCGGGCACCCCGGAAGAACGACGGGGGCAGGAGACATGA
- the rapZ gene encoding RNase adapter RapZ: MTEHDEGGEQVSAGTPMETPAVPDAAIPELVIISGMSGAGRSTAAKCLEDLGWFVVDNLPPALIPTMVELGARSQGNVARIAVVVDVRGRRFFDNLRESLAELESKNVTRRIVFLESSDEALVRRFESVRRPHPLQGDGRIVDGIAAERDLLRELRGDADLVIDTSSLNVHELRAKMDASFAGEEEPELRATVMSFGFKYGLPVDADLVVDMRFLPNPHWVPELRQYTGLNEEVAAYVFNQPGAKEFLDRYAEMLQLIAAGYRREGKRYVTIAVGCTGGKHRSVAMSEKLAARLASEGVETVIVHRDMGRE; encoded by the coding sequence ATGACCGAGCACGACGAAGGTGGAGAGCAAGTGAGTGCGGGCACGCCCATGGAGACGCCGGCCGTCCCGGACGCCGCGATTCCCGAGCTGGTGATCATCTCGGGCATGTCCGGCGCCGGACGCAGCACCGCCGCGAAGTGCCTGGAGGACCTCGGCTGGTTCGTGGTCGACAACCTGCCGCCCGCGCTGATCCCCACGATGGTGGAGCTCGGCGCCCGCTCGCAGGGCAACGTCGCCCGCATCGCGGTCGTCGTCGACGTGCGGGGCAGGCGGTTCTTCGACAACCTCCGCGAGTCCCTCGCCGAGCTGGAGTCGAAGAACGTCACCCGGCGCATCGTGTTCCTGGAGTCCTCCGACGAGGCCCTGGTCCGCCGCTTCGAGTCGGTCCGCCGCCCGCACCCGCTGCAGGGCGACGGCCGCATCGTCGACGGCATCGCGGCCGAGCGCGACCTGCTGCGCGAGCTGCGCGGCGACGCCGACCTGGTCATCGACACCTCCAGCCTGAACGTGCACGAGCTGCGCGCCAAGATGGACGCCTCGTTCGCCGGCGAGGAGGAGCCCGAGCTGCGGGCCACCGTCATGTCCTTCGGCTTCAAGTACGGTCTGCCGGTCGACGCCGACCTGGTCGTGGACATGCGCTTCCTGCCGAACCCCCACTGGGTCCCCGAGCTGCGCCAGTACACCGGCCTCAACGAAGAGGTGGCGGCGTACGTCTTCAACCAGCCCGGCGCCAAGGAGTTCCTCGACAGGTACGCGGAGATGCTCCAGCTCATCGCCGCGGGCTACCGCCGCGAGGGCAAGCGCTACGTGACGATCGCGGTCGGCTGCACCGGCGGCAAGCACCGTTCGGTCGCCATGTCGGAGAAGCTCGCGGCGCGCCTGGCGTCCGAGGGCGTGGAGACGGTCATCGTCCACCGGGACATGGGGCGCGAATGA
- a CDS encoding uridine diphosphate-N-acetylglucosamine-binding protein YvcK: MTSYRRSVRLSRLGRKRGTQPKVVALGGGMGLSASLAALRRITGAGDLTAVVTVADDGGSSGRLRDELGVLPPGDLRKALAALCGDDDWGQTWSRVIQHRFQSKGDLHEHAVGNLLIVALWEQLGDHVQALDLVGRLLGAQGRVLPMSAVPLELQALVKGHDPERPDDVDTVAGQATVALTPGEVQSVHVVPHDPPAVPEAVAAVLDADWVVLGPGSWFSSVIPHLLVPELLDALTETKARKVLSLNLAPQPGETEGFSPQRHLEVLARHAPKLALDVVLADEAAVPDRESLTDAAKRLGATVELAPVARPDGTPRHDPELLAAAYDRIFRMHGRIGPWR, from the coding sequence ATGACCTCGTACCGCCGGAGCGTCCGCCTGAGCAGGCTGGGCCGCAAGAGGGGCACCCAGCCCAAGGTGGTCGCCCTCGGCGGTGGCATGGGCCTGTCCGCCTCGCTCGCCGCGCTGCGCCGCATCACCGGAGCGGGTGACCTCACCGCCGTCGTCACCGTCGCCGACGACGGCGGCTCAAGCGGCCGGCTCCGCGACGAGCTGGGCGTGCTGCCGCCCGGCGACCTGCGCAAGGCCCTCGCCGCGCTCTGCGGTGACGACGACTGGGGCCAGACCTGGTCCCGCGTCATCCAGCACCGCTTCCAGTCCAAGGGCGACCTGCACGAGCACGCGGTCGGCAATCTGCTGATCGTCGCCCTGTGGGAGCAGCTCGGCGACCATGTGCAGGCGCTCGACCTGGTCGGCAGGCTGCTCGGGGCGCAGGGCCGGGTGCTGCCGATGTCGGCCGTGCCGCTGGAGCTCCAGGCCCTGGTCAAGGGCCACGACCCGGAGCGGCCCGACGACGTGGACACCGTGGCCGGGCAGGCCACGGTCGCCCTGACGCCGGGCGAGGTCCAGTCCGTGCACGTCGTCCCGCACGACCCGCCGGCGGTCCCCGAAGCGGTCGCCGCCGTGCTCGACGCGGACTGGGTGGTCCTCGGTCCCGGCTCCTGGTTCTCCTCGGTGATCCCGCACCTGCTGGTCCCCGAACTGCTCGACGCGCTCACCGAGACGAAGGCCCGCAAGGTCCTCTCGCTCAACCTCGCGCCGCAACCGGGAGAAACCGAAGGGTTCTCTCCGCAGCGTCATTTGGAGGTTTTGGCCCGACACGCCCCTAAACTCGCCCTGGACGTGGTGCTGGCCGACGAGGCCGCCGTGCCCGACCGTGAGTCACTGACCGATGCCGCCAAGCGGCTCGGTGCCACGGTCGAGCTGGCGCCGGTGGCCCGGCCCGACGGGACTCCGAGGCACGACCCGGAGCTCCTGGCAGCCGCGTACGACCGTATTTTTCGGATGCATGGAAGGATCGGCCCATGGCGATGA
- the whiA gene encoding DNA-binding protein WhiA: protein MAMTAAVKDEISRLPVTRTCCRKAEVSAILRFAGGLHLVSGRIVIEAELDTAMAARRLKRDILEIFGHSSELIVMAPGGLRRGSRYVVRVVAGGDQLARQTGLVDGRGRPIRGLPPQVVSGATCDAEAAWRGAFLAHGSLTEPGRSSSLEVTCPGPEAALALVGAARRLQIASKAREVRGVDRVVVRDGDAIGALLTRLGAHESVLAWEERRMRREVRATANRLANFDDANLRRSARAAVAAGARVQRALEILGDEVPEHLAAAGRLRMEHKQASLEELGALADPALTKDAVAGRIRRLLAMADKRAQDLGIPGTESNLSEELADNMAV, encoded by the coding sequence ATGGCGATGACGGCAGCGGTGAAGGACGAGATCTCCCGGCTCCCCGTCACCCGGACCTGCTGCAGAAAAGCAGAGGTCTCGGCGATCCTGCGGTTCGCGGGCGGCCTTCACCTGGTGAGCGGCCGCATCGTGATCGAGGCGGAGCTGGACACCGCGATGGCCGCCCGGCGGCTCAAGCGGGACATCCTGGAGATCTTCGGGCACAGCTCGGAGCTGATCGTGATGGCCCCCGGCGGCCTCAGGCGCGGCTCGCGCTATGTGGTCCGGGTCGTCGCGGGCGGCGACCAGCTGGCCCGCCAGACGGGTCTCGTCGACGGCCGCGGCCGTCCCATCCGGGGCCTGCCGCCGCAGGTGGTCTCGGGGGCCACCTGCGACGCGGAGGCGGCGTGGCGCGGCGCGTTCCTCGCCCACGGCTCGCTGACCGAGCCCGGCCGGTCCTCCTCCCTGGAGGTGACCTGCCCGGGTCCGGAGGCCGCGCTCGCGCTGGTCGGCGCCGCGCGCAGGCTGCAGATCGCGAGCAAGGCCCGCGAGGTGCGCGGCGTGGACCGCGTGGTCGTACGCGACGGAGACGCGATCGGCGCGCTGCTCACCCGTCTGGGTGCACACGAATCGGTGCTCGCCTGGGAGGAGCGGCGGATGCGCCGTGAGGTGCGGGCCACCGCCAACCGCCTCGCCAACTTCGACGACGCGAACCTGCGCCGCTCGGCCCGTGCGGCCGTCGCCGCGGGCGCCCGGGTGCAGCGCGCCCTGGAGATCCTCGGCGACGAGGTGCCTGAGCACCTCGCGGCCGCCGGACGCCTGCGCATGGAGCACAAGCAGGCCTCCCTGGAGGAGCTGGGCGCGCTCGCCGACCCGGCGCTGACCAAGGACGCCGTCGCGGGCCGCATCCGCCGCCTGCTCGCCATGGCCGACAAGCGCGCCCAGGACCTGGGCATTCCGGGTACGGAGTCCAACCTGAGCGAGGAGCTCGCGGACAACATGGCGGTCTGA